From the genome of Thermoflexus hugenholtzii, one region includes:
- a CDS encoding glycosyltransferase family 39 protein, which translates to MRRHMRPWARSWAMGGMGLLLLLAFGLRLHRLGEPSLWGDEGLSLYRARASWEDLLRGRIVLQGIQPIETIDNHPPLYFAVLKVWVGLAGDREFTLRFPSVFASILMIPVAWVAGRRLREPAAAWAGAILAAASPLYLWYAQEARMYTLLALESGLLLFLLLPSGHGASLGLRRQIAALMTLLAMILTHYTAFLLVPALGLWALAQPRRDLRRMALWLLIPALLFGSMFPFLYQRLTSGPERDYFFVPLEGILTDVLRASAFGTSFPYGDPWSWPLQWLWVGVIGVGVWTLTRRMPEAVALLLAAFFGPLLGLYGLSHLKPLYQNIRHLFLIVPSAYLLASVGLAALARRALWGMLLPSLLLMGMLFSDYRYFADPYPLKDDWRGALAWVGERAALEDLIILQDLQLTPLAGYYNRSAAPLLLTGRDGEGQEALVRRLEGWPRPIERIWLIVGLSSEDLARPEQVLFHWLGRRGRYLSQEVFPSRNVWVRVLVYDFSSPGCTPSPRTFPTGVGFGAYFRLRGFEVEPSSPFLRARFFWEKGSASSLNLWLGIQLVDEAGTVWAREVQPIWPSYPPERWPEGEPVCQQVRLRLPPGLPPGRYRLRVEAFDLDRRIPADGGPVWESPFFSLEGYTELSSLSPIARSAGGLQLLSAQPEAGPPYFPGLGIPLWLRWRAEASPPEARTMALFWQQGGERRLLFRGQLGPSTFPADRWRAGQVVAQRIWVPLPPDLRGYGQIRLALYDEAGRELPWDTFWPFYRRGYPVLPVSLSSWPVRRKPIPLAREGGACFAETVCLDRYEIQPEGVAPGGIVEVRLAWHVRRRPERPGVVFVHLSRRPDQPPRATGDGPPQGGQRPIVTWEPGEYVEDIHTLRIPEDLPAGRYAIFAGWYSEEGRWMAVDPSGARYRMDAVPLGEIEVRP; encoded by the coding sequence ATGCGACGGCATATGCGGCCCTGGGCCCGCTCCTGGGCCATGGGTGGGATGGGGCTGTTGCTTCTATTGGCCTTCGGCCTCCGGCTTCATCGGCTGGGCGAGCCCTCCCTGTGGGGCGATGAGGGGTTGAGCCTCTACCGGGCCCGAGCGTCCTGGGAGGATCTCCTGCGCGGCCGCATTGTGCTGCAGGGCATACAGCCCATCGAGACCATCGACAATCATCCCCCCCTTTATTTCGCGGTCCTGAAGGTCTGGGTGGGACTGGCTGGTGATCGCGAGTTCACCCTCCGTTTCCCCTCCGTGTTCGCCTCCATCCTGATGATCCCGGTGGCCTGGGTGGCCGGGAGGCGTTTGAGGGAGCCCGCGGCAGCGTGGGCGGGAGCGATCCTGGCGGCGGCCTCCCCGCTCTACCTCTGGTATGCGCAGGAAGCGCGGATGTATACCCTGCTGGCCCTGGAGAGCGGGCTCCTGCTCTTCCTGTTGCTTCCCTCCGGGCACGGCGCGTCCCTGGGCCTCCGCCGGCAGATTGCGGCCCTCATGACGCTGCTCGCGATGATCCTGACCCATTACACCGCGTTCCTCCTGGTCCCGGCCCTCGGGCTCTGGGCCCTGGCCCAGCCCCGGCGGGATCTGCGACGCATGGCGCTCTGGTTGCTGATCCCCGCGCTGCTGTTCGGATCAATGTTCCCCTTCCTGTATCAGCGGCTGACCAGCGGCCCGGAGCGGGATTATTTCTTCGTCCCACTGGAGGGGATCCTAACGGATGTGCTACGGGCTTCAGCCTTTGGCACCTCTTTTCCTTATGGAGATCCCTGGAGCTGGCCGCTCCAGTGGTTGTGGGTCGGGGTAATCGGCGTGGGCGTCTGGACGCTGACCCGACGCATGCCGGAAGCGGTTGCGTTGCTCCTGGCGGCCTTCTTCGGTCCTCTGCTCGGGTTGTATGGTCTCTCTCATCTAAAGCCTCTCTACCAGAACATCCGGCACCTCTTTCTGATCGTCCCATCGGCATATCTCCTGGCCTCGGTGGGCCTTGCAGCCCTGGCGCGGCGTGCTCTCTGGGGGATGCTCCTTCCGAGCCTCCTCCTGATGGGCATGCTGTTCAGCGACTATCGATACTTCGCGGATCCATATCCTCTTAAAGACGACTGGCGAGGGGCGCTGGCCTGGGTCGGCGAGCGGGCGGCCCTGGAGGATCTGATCATTCTGCAGGATCTTCAGCTGACGCCCCTGGCGGGGTATTACAATCGGAGCGCCGCGCCGCTGTTGCTGACCGGCCGGGACGGGGAGGGGCAGGAAGCGCTGGTCCGCCGGCTGGAGGGCTGGCCCCGACCCATCGAGCGGATCTGGTTGATCGTAGGTCTCTCCTCGGAGGATCTCGCCCGACCGGAGCAGGTTCTCTTCCACTGGCTGGGCCGCCGGGGCCGCTATCTGAGCCAGGAGGTCTTCCCCAGCCGCAACGTCTGGGTCCGCGTGCTGGTTTACGATTTCTCCTCCCCGGGTTGCACGCCCTCGCCCCGGACCTTTCCGACAGGCGTGGGGTTCGGAGCGTATTTCCGGCTCCGTGGCTTTGAGGTGGAGCCTTCAAGTCCCTTCCTGCGGGCGCGGTTTTTCTGGGAGAAGGGGAGCGCCTCTTCGTTGAACCTGTGGTTGGGGATCCAGCTGGTCGATGAAGCCGGCACCGTCTGGGCGCGGGAGGTCCAGCCGATCTGGCCTTCGTATCCGCCCGAGCGCTGGCCAGAGGGGGAACCGGTTTGCCAGCAGGTCCGCCTGCGGCTGCCGCCCGGTCTTCCTCCCGGCCGTTATCGACTGCGGGTGGAGGCCTTCGACCTCGACCGGCGCATCCCGGCGGATGGGGGTCCGGTCTGGGAGTCGCCCTTCTTCTCCCTGGAGGGCTACACGGAGCTCTCTTCCCTCTCTCCCATCGCTCGCTCCGCGGGAGGTTTGCAGCTGCTTTCGGCCCAGCCGGAGGCGGGCCCGCCTTACTTCCCCGGCTTGGGGATCCCGCTTTGGTTGCGCTGGCGGGCGGAGGCCTCCCCGCCCGAAGCGCGGACGATGGCGTTGTTCTGGCAGCAGGGAGGGGAGCGCCGGCTGCTGTTCCGGGGGCAGCTGGGGCCTTCGACCTTCCCCGCGGATCGCTGGCGGGCCGGCCAGGTGGTGGCCCAGCGGATCTGGGTCCCTTTGCCCCCGGATCTGCGAGGCTATGGGCAGATCCGGTTGGCTCTCTATGACGAGGCAGGCCGGGAGCTTCCCTGGGACACCTTCTGGCCGTTTTACCGTCGAGGCTATCCGGTCCTCCCGGTGAGCCTCTCGTCATGGCCGGTCCGTCGCAAACCCATCCCGCTGGCTCGAGAGGGGGGAGCCTGTTTTGCGGAGACGGTCTGTCTGGATCGCTACGAGATCCAACCTGAAGGGGTTGCCCCCGGTGGGATCGTGGAGGTCCGTCTGGCCTGGCATGTGCGACGCCGGCCCGAGCGTCCGGGGGTGGTGTTTGTCCACCTGAGCCGGCGGCCGGATCAGCCGCCGCGGGCGACGGGGGATGGACCGCCGCAGGGAGGCCAGCGCCCCATCGTGACCTGGGAGCCGGGGGAATATGTGGAGGACATCCACACACTACGGATCCCGGAGGATCTCCCAGCCGGCCGATATGCGATCTTCGCGGGCTGGTATTCGGAGGAGGGACGTTGGATGGCGGTGGATCCCTCGGGGGCTCGCTATCGGATGGATGCCGTGCCGCTGGGGGAGATCGAGGTGCGGCCATAA
- a CDS encoding ATP-dependent metallopeptidase FtsH/Yme1/Tma family protein, whose protein sequence is MNSVRLRNGLIWLLIAITLIVFLAMGRGGGSRGESVSLTDIAARLEAGEVKKVVVSGDYIQVELRNGKILTAVKESGSTFLDQMKALGVPEDKLRSIQYVPERPNEWGSILIAFLTYGLPALVVVGFLYFILRQAQAPGNQAFNFSKSRARMFTGERPTVTFDDVAGVDEAKQELQEVVEFLKEPEKFIALGARIPKGVLLVGPPGTGKTLLAKAVSGEAGVPFFSISGSEFVEMFVGVGAARVRDLFEQAKRHSPCIVFIDEIDAVGRYRGAGIGGSHDEREQTLNQILVEMDGFDTDTNVIVMAASVTGDTPILIKERDGRVRLLPIAEVVDRYYAPGEEGVEKPADFMALGLVPRHDPRGNHALLFGHSAFVPVRGVFRHRVNEIYEIEFAGGTIRATGNHSVFVRTRQGLVTKAVAELQPGDVLVALPYKVNRTSRARAVRAHRFPQAFSMELPLYEEPEEIRAAYEWAVAAPLPQAAVAAALGVSQTTSSKWRRGLHLPRSLSRVTSRHALPEKVPVTPELCRLLGYFAADGYSRKEVVFSLGADEHEEIEDIRRLMREIFGLEPDRIREEPGQAIHLVYPSKPLADFFARHVGRTAWNKHVPAFLFEAPFEYFVEFLRGYARGDGYIDARGKLEITSVNRQLILELHWLCRMHGLNSYISTFRARAGRRIAGGKPLPATRAYRLGLGRWDNPLLPGWQRENSRAHLPVIRSVRRIPYDGYVYDLCGCQYEAFFGGETPILLHNTNRPDILDPALLRPGRFDRRVILDRPDVKGREAIFRVHLRGKPLDDDVDVSVLARATPGFVGADIANVVNEAAILAARKNKKKISMKDFEEAIEKVIAGPERKSRIITEREKRIIAYHEAGHAVVAYYLPNCDPIHKVTIIPRGMAGGYTLALPQEDRTLWTRSKFLDDMAMALGGRAAEEIVFGDITTGAAEDLERVTELARAMVTRYGMSEKLGPMVFGKKEELIFLGKEIAEQRDYSDAVAQEIDAEVRRLVMEAYERAKRILTEHRDKLEAVAQKLIEMETLDAETFRAIMEGRLPPEPKAPEAPGPSPQPAAPQPSAPTPGTGPAPVPVPA, encoded by the coding sequence GTGAATTCGGTGCGACTGCGCAACGGGCTGATCTGGCTCCTCATCGCCATCACCCTCATCGTCTTCCTGGCCATGGGCCGGGGAGGGGGAAGCCGCGGGGAATCCGTCTCCCTCACCGACATCGCCGCCCGTCTGGAGGCCGGCGAGGTCAAGAAGGTGGTGGTCAGCGGCGACTACATCCAGGTCGAGCTGCGGAACGGCAAAATCCTGACCGCGGTCAAGGAAAGCGGCTCCACCTTCCTCGATCAGATGAAAGCCCTGGGGGTGCCCGAGGATAAGCTCCGGAGCATCCAGTATGTGCCCGAGCGCCCCAACGAGTGGGGCAGCATCCTCATCGCTTTCCTGACCTATGGGCTGCCCGCCCTGGTCGTGGTCGGCTTCCTGTATTTCATCCTGCGACAGGCCCAGGCGCCGGGCAACCAGGCTTTCAACTTCAGCAAGAGCCGGGCCCGCATGTTCACCGGGGAGCGCCCCACGGTGACCTTCGATGACGTGGCCGGGGTCGATGAGGCCAAGCAGGAGCTCCAGGAAGTGGTGGAGTTCCTCAAGGAGCCGGAGAAGTTCATCGCCCTGGGCGCCCGCATCCCCAAGGGGGTCCTCCTGGTCGGCCCGCCGGGCACCGGCAAGACGCTGCTGGCCAAGGCCGTCTCCGGGGAGGCCGGCGTGCCCTTCTTCTCCATCTCGGGATCCGAGTTCGTGGAGATGTTCGTGGGCGTGGGGGCCGCCCGGGTGCGGGATCTTTTCGAGCAGGCCAAGCGGCACAGCCCCTGTATTGTGTTCATCGATGAGATCGACGCCGTGGGTCGCTACCGGGGCGCCGGGATCGGCGGCAGCCACGACGAGCGCGAGCAGACGCTGAACCAGATCCTGGTGGAGATGGACGGCTTCGACACCGACACCAATGTGATCGTCATGGCCGCCAGCGTCACCGGCGACACCCCCATCCTGATCAAGGAACGGGACGGACGCGTCCGTCTCCTGCCCATCGCGGAGGTGGTGGACCGCTACTACGCCCCGGGCGAGGAAGGGGTCGAGAAGCCCGCCGACTTCATGGCCCTCGGGCTGGTGCCCCGCCATGATCCCCGGGGGAACCACGCCCTCCTCTTCGGTCACAGCGCCTTCGTCCCGGTTCGCGGGGTGTTCCGGCACCGGGTGAATGAGATCTACGAGATCGAATTCGCCGGCGGGACCATTCGGGCCACGGGCAACCACTCGGTGTTCGTCCGCACCCGGCAAGGCCTGGTCACCAAGGCGGTGGCGGAGCTGCAGCCCGGCGATGTCCTGGTCGCCTTGCCCTACAAGGTCAACCGCACCTCCCGCGCCCGCGCGGTTCGCGCGCACCGCTTCCCCCAGGCCTTTTCGATGGAACTGCCCCTCTACGAGGAGCCTGAGGAAATCCGGGCGGCCTACGAATGGGCGGTCGCCGCCCCGCTCCCACAGGCCGCCGTCGCCGCCGCCCTCGGGGTCTCCCAGACCACGAGCTCCAAGTGGCGCCGGGGGCTGCATCTCCCGCGCTCCTTGAGCCGCGTTACCTCCCGGCACGCGCTGCCGGAGAAGGTGCCGGTGACGCCGGAGCTATGCCGGCTCCTGGGATATTTCGCCGCCGATGGATACAGCCGCAAGGAAGTGGTCTTCTCCCTGGGCGCTGACGAACATGAGGAAATCGAGGACATCCGCCGGCTGATGCGGGAGATCTTCGGCCTGGAGCCGGATCGTATCCGGGAAGAGCCGGGGCAGGCCATCCACCTGGTGTATCCCAGCAAGCCGCTGGCGGATTTCTTCGCCCGCCATGTCGGCCGGACGGCCTGGAACAAGCATGTGCCGGCCTTCCTGTTCGAAGCTCCCTTTGAGTATTTCGTGGAGTTCCTGCGAGGCTATGCCCGGGGGGATGGCTACATCGACGCCCGGGGCAAGCTGGAGATCACTTCGGTGAATCGTCAGCTGATCCTGGAGCTCCACTGGCTCTGCCGGATGCATGGCCTCAACAGTTACATCTCTACCTTCCGCGCCCGGGCCGGGCGCCGGATTGCCGGAGGCAAGCCGCTCCCCGCCACCCGAGCATATCGCCTGGGCCTGGGCCGCTGGGATAACCCCCTGCTGCCCGGTTGGCAGCGGGAGAACAGCCGCGCCCACCTGCCGGTGATCCGCTCAGTGCGCCGGATCCCTTACGATGGCTATGTCTATGATCTCTGTGGCTGTCAATATGAGGCTTTCTTCGGCGGAGAGACGCCCATCCTGCTGCATAACACGAACCGCCCGGATATCCTCGATCCCGCCCTCCTGCGCCCCGGGCGTTTCGATCGCCGGGTGATCCTGGATCGGCCGGACGTGAAAGGGCGGGAGGCGATCTTCCGGGTGCACCTGCGGGGCAAGCCGCTGGACGACGACGTGGATGTCTCGGTGCTGGCCCGGGCCACGCCGGGCTTCGTCGGCGCGGACATCGCCAACGTGGTCAATGAGGCCGCCATCCTGGCCGCCCGCAAGAACAAGAAGAAGATCTCCATGAAGGATTTCGAGGAGGCCATCGAGAAGGTCATCGCCGGCCCTGAGCGCAAGAGCCGCATCATCACCGAGCGGGAGAAGCGCATCATCGCCTACCACGAGGCCGGCCACGCCGTGGTCGCTTATTACCTGCCCAACTGCGACCCGATCCACAAGGTCACCATCATCCCGCGGGGGATGGCCGGCGGCTACACCCTCGCCCTCCCCCAGGAGGACCGCACGCTCTGGACGCGGTCCAAGTTCCTGGACGACATGGCCATGGCCCTGGGCGGACGGGCGGCGGAGGAGATCGTCTTCGGAGACATCACCACCGGGGCGGCGGAGGACCTGGAGCGGGTCACGGAGCTGGCCCGGGCCATGGTCACCCGCTACGGGATGAGCGAGAAGCTGGGGCCGATGGTCTTCGGGAAGAAGGAGGAACTGATCTTCCTGGGCAAGGAGATCGCGGAGCAACGCGACTACAGCGACGCGGTGGCCCAGGAGATCGACGCTGAGGTCCGCCGCTTGGTGATGGAGGCCTACGAGCGGGCCAAGCGGATCCTCACCGAGCACCGGGACAAGCTGGAGGCAGTGGCCCAGAAGCTGATCGAGATGGAGACCCTGGACGCGGAGACCTTCCGGGCCATTATGGAGGGACGGCTGCCGCCGGAGCCCAAGGCTCCCGAAGCCCCCGGCCCCAGCCCGCAGCCGGCCGCTCCCCAACCCAGCGCCCCCACCCCGGGCACGGGGCCTGCCCCGGTCCCCGTTCCGGCGTGA
- a CDS encoding DUF2085 domain-containing protein has protein sequence MGVKMRRTPIPRSILLLTFGLWLYVGGGLLAPLLEGIPHVLRVSPPVRTGLHTLATALYTLYSFTCHQLPQRSFFLFGEQPAYTLEELRARVGSERLPGDPWPRAFIGDPSVGWKTALCQRDLAIYGSMALTATVMLLRRRPGRPLPLWAFLTVGLLPIALDGGSQLLSYILAMIGPFTPRESTPLLRLLTGTLFGTTFVGTFFPRLWRLEWAAQEDASSSTPETPGTDSPLAPRRSWSAARAPDTPASHREG, from the coding sequence ATGGGTGTCAAGATGCGCAGGACACCGATCCCTCGGAGCATCCTCTTGTTGACCTTCGGGCTCTGGCTGTATGTGGGCGGCGGCCTCCTCGCCCCCCTGCTGGAGGGAATCCCGCACGTCCTCCGGGTCAGCCCCCCGGTCCGGACCGGCCTCCACACCCTGGCCACCGCCCTCTATACGCTGTATTCCTTCACCTGCCATCAGCTTCCCCAGCGGTCCTTCTTCCTCTTCGGGGAGCAGCCCGCCTACACGCTGGAGGAGCTCCGGGCTCGAGTGGGATCCGAGCGCCTGCCCGGCGATCCGTGGCCCCGCGCCTTCATCGGAGATCCCTCCGTCGGCTGGAAGACGGCCCTCTGCCAGCGGGATCTGGCCATCTACGGCTCCATGGCCCTGACCGCCACCGTGATGCTCCTCCGCCGGCGCCCCGGACGCCCCCTCCCCCTCTGGGCCTTCCTCACAGTGGGCCTGCTCCCCATCGCCCTGGACGGCGGCTCCCAGCTGCTTTCCTACATCCTGGCGATGATCGGCCCCTTCACCCCCCGCGAGAGCACGCCCCTGCTTCGCCTCCTCACAGGGACCCTGTTCGGAACCACCTTCGTCGGAACCTTCTTCCCGCGCCTCTGGCGGCTGGAGTGGGCCGCCCAGGAGGACGCCTCTTCATCTACTCCAGAAACTCCAGGAACGGATTCGCCGCTCGCTCCTCGCCGATCGTGGTCGGCGGCCCGTGCCCCGGATACACCCGCGTCTCATCGGGAAGGGTGA
- a CDS encoding MBL fold metallo-hydrolase, with protein sequence MSSSTLQMRILTLGPLATNCYIVFCSETREALIVDPGWDARQILTVVRALDLRVRYVVNTHAHWDHIGANAAVVEATGAPLALHPADRPLLEAKGGADWWSIPLPPSPPPDLELRDGEVLPVGKLRFQVLWTPGHTPGHISLYEAQAGVVLDGDVLFARGIGRTDLPGGDYETLMRSIREKLLTLPDETRVYPGHGPPTTIGEERAANPFLEFLE encoded by the coding sequence ATGTCCTCATCCACGCTGCAGATGCGGATCCTGACCCTGGGACCCCTGGCCACGAACTGTTATATCGTCTTCTGCTCGGAGACCCGGGAGGCGCTGATTGTGGACCCCGGATGGGATGCCCGGCAGATCCTAACGGTGGTGCGAGCGCTGGATCTGCGGGTGCGGTATGTGGTCAACACCCATGCCCATTGGGATCATATCGGGGCGAACGCCGCAGTGGTGGAGGCCACCGGGGCGCCCCTGGCCCTGCATCCGGCGGACCGCCCCCTGCTTGAGGCGAAAGGCGGAGCGGACTGGTGGTCGATCCCCCTTCCGCCCAGCCCGCCGCCGGATCTTGAGCTCCGGGATGGCGAGGTCCTGCCAGTAGGGAAGTTGCGCTTTCAGGTGCTGTGGACGCCGGGCCACACCCCTGGGCACATCTCCTTGTATGAGGCGCAGGCCGGGGTGGTCCTGGATGGGGACGTGCTGTTCGCCCGGGGCATCGGCCGCACGGATCTGCCCGGTGGGGATTACGAGACGCTCATGCGGAGCATCCGGGAGAAGCTGCTCACCCTTCCCGATGAGACGCGGGTGTATCCGGGGCACGGGCCGCCGACCACGATCGGCGAGGAGCGAGCGGCGAATCCGTTCCTGGAGTTTCTGGAGTAG
- a CDS encoding sensor histidine kinase KdpD yields MLELSLALLALLALGGLGFVYRRWQRAEAALRETRWRLREETAEALRFRADLETLAQGGTEALLLLDQERRIRWANRPAMERLGARPGRTLLEATRSPELDALIPPPAPPEGEGMSIRELRWQGRWWQATVWEGPNGYGLALLDITREREAERARRELTANVAHDLRTPLTTIRLLLDELRPPDPLPPAWQRLIGEVDRLIGLVHTLLDLARLEAGEWPMAYEALEVSAWVRGEVERFAPLYQARGLKVTLEIPEGLRVWADPEWAGRALGNLLDNAIRFTPPGGEIRVRAWPEGEWVAIEVADTGPGIPPEELPRIFERFYRGDRHRGGGGSGLGLAIARHAVEAHGGRIQAFSEPGRGARFVFTLPAVGEP; encoded by the coding sequence ATGCTGGAGCTCTCTCTGGCGCTCCTCGCGCTGCTCGCCCTGGGGGGCCTGGGCTTCGTCTACCGGCGGTGGCAGCGAGCGGAGGCCGCCCTCCGGGAGACCCGCTGGCGGCTTCGAGAGGAAACAGCGGAGGCGCTCCGCTTCCGCGCTGATCTGGAGACCCTGGCTCAGGGCGGGACGGAGGCCTTGCTCCTGCTGGATCAGGAGCGGCGCATCCGCTGGGCCAACCGTCCCGCGATGGAGCGCCTCGGCGCCCGGCCGGGCCGCACCCTCCTGGAGGCCACCCGGTCCCCCGAGCTGGACGCGCTGATCCCGCCCCCGGCTCCTCCCGAAGGGGAGGGGATGAGCATCCGGGAGCTGCGCTGGCAGGGACGCTGGTGGCAGGCCACCGTCTGGGAGGGACCGAACGGTTACGGTCTGGCCTTGCTGGACATCACGCGGGAGCGCGAGGCGGAGCGGGCGCGGCGGGAGCTCACCGCCAACGTGGCCCATGACCTCCGGACCCCGCTCACCACCATCCGCCTGCTGCTGGACGAGCTCCGGCCCCCGGATCCCCTCCCCCCGGCCTGGCAACGCCTGATCGGAGAGGTCGACCGGCTGATCGGGCTGGTGCACACCCTCCTGGATCTGGCCCGGCTGGAAGCGGGGGAATGGCCGATGGCCTACGAGGCGCTGGAGGTGAGCGCCTGGGTCCGGGGCGAGGTGGAGCGCTTCGCTCCGCTCTACCAGGCCCGTGGGCTGAAGGTGACGCTGGAGATCCCCGAAGGGCTCCGGGTGTGGGCGGATCCTGAGTGGGCGGGCCGGGCGCTGGGGAACCTGCTGGACAATGCCATCCGGTTCACCCCGCCAGGGGGTGAGATCCGGGTGCGGGCCTGGCCGGAGGGGGAGTGGGTCGCCATCGAGGTGGCCGACACCGGGCCGGGCATCCCGCCGGAGGAGCTGCCCCGCATCTTCGAGCGCTTCTACCGGGGGGATCGGCATCGGGGGGGTGGCGGGAGCGGCCTGGGGCTGGCCATCGCGCGCCATGCCGTGGAGGCCCACGGCGGCCGCATTCAGGCCTTCAGCGAACCCGGCCGGGGCGCGCGGTTCGTGTTCACGCTGCCCGCGGTCGGGGAGCCTTGA
- a CDS encoding response regulator transcription factor, which produces MCGEEEMRLLLVEDDASLRETLSESLRREGFEVIATGDGGEALELARTTQPDLIILDLMLPTLDGLSVCRILRKETDVPILMLTARSGPVDRVVGLEMGADDYVVKPFHMGELLARIRALLRRARGRPATTLTAGDLTLDLLARKAFRGGRELRLTMKEFDLLATLIQHRGRVLSRAFLLERVWGLEHPVDTRTVDTHIRWLREKIEEDPAHPRRIVTVRGIGYRFEG; this is translated from the coding sequence ATGTGCGGAGAGGAAGAGATGCGGTTGTTGCTGGTGGAGGATGATGCTTCCCTGCGGGAGACCCTGAGCGAGTCGCTGCGGCGAGAGGGCTTCGAGGTGATCGCCACCGGGGATGGCGGGGAGGCCCTGGAGCTGGCTCGCACGACCCAACCGGATCTGATCATCCTGGACCTGATGCTTCCCACCCTGGATGGCCTCTCCGTCTGTCGGATCCTGCGAAAGGAAACCGATGTGCCCATCCTCATGCTCACCGCCCGCAGCGGGCCGGTGGACCGCGTCGTCGGTCTGGAGATGGGCGCGGACGATTACGTGGTGAAGCCCTTTCATATGGGAGAGCTGCTCGCCCGCATCCGGGCCCTCCTGCGGCGCGCCCGAGGACGCCCGGCCACCACCCTGACCGCTGGGGACCTCACTCTGGATTTGCTGGCCCGCAAGGCCTTCCGGGGCGGCCGGGAGCTTCGTCTCACCATGAAGGAGTTCGATCTCCTGGCCACCCTGATCCAGCACCGGGGCCGCGTCCTGAGCCGGGCCTTCCTCCTGGAGCGGGTGTGGGGCCTGGAGCACCCGGTGGACACCCGGACAGTAGACACGCACATCCGCTGGCTTCGGGAGAAGATCGAGGAGGACCCTGCGCATCCGCGGCGGATCGTCACCGTGCGGGGGATCGGATATCGATTCGAGGGATAG
- a CDS encoding DUF5666 domain-containing protein, protein MSRAFPLWILLFSIGILFSACARGIPEGSRPTAPPPGRTGGQGTVARPPASPPRPSPIEEPSGEAMTLEGRITAVIPGGYQVDGHRVHVSPEADVEGPLPVGVYVTVVGIARPDGSIEAEVLEVLRRPGAEREWEGTLEQVHADGYQIDGRRAFVLPTTEVIGDPKPGSSVYLSGFEQPDGSLVADTVIVIETEP, encoded by the coding sequence GTGAGCCGAGCGTTCCCCCTATGGATTCTCCTGTTCTCCATCGGGATTCTGTTCTCCGCTTGCGCCCGGGGCATCCCGGAAGGAAGCCGGCCGACCGCCCCGCCACCCGGCCGGACGGGAGGTCAGGGGACGGTGGCGCGCCCTCCGGCCTCGCCGCCGCGCCCGTCCCCCATCGAGGAGCCCTCCGGGGAGGCGATGACGCTGGAGGGCCGGATCACCGCGGTCATCCCGGGAGGCTATCAGGTGGACGGTCATCGGGTGCATGTGAGCCCGGAAGCGGACGTGGAGGGCCCGCTGCCGGTCGGGGTCTACGTGACGGTGGTCGGGATCGCTCGCCCGGATGGCTCGATCGAGGCAGAGGTCCTGGAGGTCCTGCGCCGCCCGGGCGCGGAGCGGGAGTGGGAGGGAACGCTGGAGCAGGTGCATGCGGATGGCTATCAGATCGATGGACGCCGCGCCTTCGTCCTCCCCACCACGGAGGTGATCGGAGATCCAAAGCCCGGTTCCTCGGTTTATCTCTCCGGGTTCGAGCAGCCCGATGGCTCCCTGGTGGCGGACACCGTGATCGTGATCGAGACAGAGCCGTGA
- a CDS encoding DUF5666 domain-containing protein, protein MRRQWIGLIALTVLAVLLAPVGAAWAQEPTPTSTPAPTRPATVRGTLTAIRANGFTLQTERWGDLEVRITEGTRFRVPGFVRADLSDVRVGDSATVHGRWIEEGRALEAHWVIVRGPTQVRHGTIQGIDVSTRRMEVKTRAGEVIPVEWTEHTRLHVTGVLSPTWSDLGAGYPVTVIGHFVQGTFLAGRVVSHRPRHLFQGTLQGIEGTILIIQTRSGETVSVRTDEHTRIRTPGRPHAALGDLQVGDVITVWAVGQPDGSWLARLVVARSPRAPKPAQGPEKGPGKGPAPTRRP, encoded by the coding sequence ATGCGTCGGCAATGGATCGGGCTGATCGCGCTGACGGTGCTGGCCGTGCTGTTGGCCCCCGTGGGGGCGGCCTGGGCCCAGGAACCCACCCCCACGTCGACCCCCGCCCCCACCCGGCCGGCGACGGTCCGCGGGACCCTTACGGCCATTCGGGCGAACGGATTCACCCTTCAGACGGAGCGCTGGGGCGATCTGGAGGTTCGGATCACCGAAGGGACCCGCTTTCGCGTCCCCGGCTTCGTGCGCGCGGACCTGAGCGACGTGCGGGTGGGGGATTCCGCCACCGTACACGGCCGCTGGATCGAGGAAGGCCGCGCCCTGGAGGCGCACTGGGTGATCGTCCGCGGGCCCACCCAGGTCCGCCACGGGACCATCCAGGGCATCGATGTCTCGACCCGGCGGATGGAGGTGAAGACCCGGGCGGGGGAGGTGATCCCGGTGGAGTGGACGGAGCACACCCGCCTGCATGTGACTGGCGTGCTCTCGCCCACCTGGTCGGACCTGGGGGCGGGGTATCCGGTCACCGTGATCGGGCATTTCGTCCAGGGCACGTTCCTGGCCGGACGGGTGGTCTCCCATCGCCCGCGCCATCTCTTCCAGGGCACCCTCCAGGGGATCGAAGGGACCATCCTGATCATCCAGACCCGAAGCGGCGAGACGGTCTCTGTGAGGACCGATGAGCACACCCGCATCCGGACCCCCGGCCGTCCCCATGCCGCCTTAGGGGACTTGCAGGTGGGGGATGTCATCACCGTGTGGGCGGTGGGCCAGCCCGATGGGAGCTGGCTGGCCCGGCTGGTGGTCGCCCGCTCGCCGCGGGCCCCGAAGCCCGCTCAGGGTCCCGAAAAAGGCCCCGGCAAGGGCCCTGCCCCCACCCGACGGCCGTGA